A stretch of Halomonas elongata DSM 2581 DNA encodes these proteins:
- a CDS encoding ABC transporter substrate-binding protein, which produces MTTKIPITLTLLAGLTLAGPATAADRDDELRLVVPPWPGVTVKSEIFAQLIEPLGYTTSKQQLSSTVGYNTLQTGDSDAFLAGWMPAQQESYDAAMQAGAIVDLGNNVNGARMGFAVPSYVYEAGITSAEQLADPEVAERFDKTVYSIESGSTVTDMLNKAIEADTYGLGDWKAMSSSTPGMLSEVEAAVDEDRWILFYGWTPHWMVPEYDTRILDDPEGVYGPDNGRSDVKTIVAKSYAEANPNLTRLLDQFVLSADEQSDFIREYSLEERELEAVAHDWLVSHPERIAEFLESVKTRDGGNALDAVEASL; this is translated from the coding sequence ATGACGACCAAGATCCCCATCACCCTGACGCTGCTCGCCGGCCTGACCCTGGCCGGCCCCGCCACCGCTGCCGATCGCGACGACGAACTCCGCCTGGTCGTGCCACCCTGGCCCGGCGTGACCGTCAAGAGCGAGATCTTCGCACAGCTGATCGAACCGCTGGGATACACCACCAGCAAGCAGCAGCTCAGTTCGACGGTCGGCTACAACACCCTGCAGACCGGCGACAGCGACGCCTTTCTCGCCGGCTGGATGCCGGCCCAGCAGGAAAGCTACGACGCCGCCATGCAGGCCGGCGCCATCGTCGATCTGGGCAACAACGTCAACGGCGCCCGCATGGGCTTCGCGGTGCCGAGCTACGTCTACGAGGCGGGCATCACCAGCGCCGAACAACTGGCCGACCCCGAAGTGGCCGAGCGGTTCGACAAGACCGTCTACAGCATCGAGAGCGGCTCCACCGTCACCGACATGCTGAACAAGGCCATCGAGGCCGACACCTACGGGCTGGGCGACTGGAAGGCCATGTCCTCATCCACGCCCGGCATGCTCAGCGAGGTCGAAGCCGCCGTGGACGAGGATCGCTGGATCCTCTTCTACGGCTGGACGCCCCACTGGATGGTGCCGGAGTACGACACCCGCATCCTCGACGACCCGGAAGGCGTCTACGGCCCCGACAATGGCCGCAGCGACGTCAAGACCATCGTTGCCAAGTCCTACGCCGAAGCCAATCCCAACCTGACACGACTGCTCGACCAGTTCGTGCTCAGTGCCGACGAACAGAGCGACTTCATCCGCGAATACAGCCTCGAGGAACGCGAGCTGGAGGCCGTGGCCCATGACTGGCTGGTCTCGCACCCCGAGCGGATCGCCGAATTCCTCGAAAGCGTCAAAACCCGCGACGGCGGCAATGCGCTCGACGCCGTGGAGGCCAGCCTGTGA
- a CDS encoding GlxA family transcriptional regulator produces MRLDYTGPTPELVGFLLLPRFSMMAFFSAVEPLRIANRISGRPLFDWTLLSQDGEPVTASNGMTLLADQSIEEVHHLPSLAVCSGFDPEAYLSRALMRWLHRLDEAGCVLGGLDTGCFLLAAAGLLEGERVTLHWESLPAFQERFPAIATSDELFELGRRRFSCAGGAAAMDMALDVIARRHGNQLAIDVSEQLVHERIRTRRDQQRMTLARRLGTHRRRLVEAVDLMEQHLEVPLPLAEVARRSGISLRHLQRLFERELGQSPRDWYLGLRLERARYLLEETDLDVLAVGLACGFSSSSSFARAFRSQYGRSPRETRKG; encoded by the coding sequence ATGCGCCTCGATTACACTGGACCCACGCCGGAGCTTGTCGGCTTTCTGCTATTGCCGCGCTTCTCGATGATGGCCTTCTTCTCGGCCGTCGAGCCGCTGCGCATCGCCAACCGCATCAGCGGCCGACCGCTGTTCGACTGGACGCTGCTCAGCCAGGACGGCGAGCCGGTGACCGCCTCCAACGGCATGACGCTGCTCGCCGACCAGTCCATCGAGGAGGTGCATCACCTCCCGTCGCTCGCCGTCTGTAGCGGTTTCGATCCGGAAGCCTATCTGAGTCGTGCCCTGATGCGCTGGTTGCATCGCCTCGATGAGGCGGGGTGCGTGCTGGGCGGTCTCGATACCGGTTGCTTCCTGCTCGCCGCCGCCGGCCTGCTGGAAGGCGAGCGAGTCACCCTCCACTGGGAGAGCCTGCCGGCCTTTCAGGAACGCTTTCCGGCCATTGCGACCTCCGACGAACTGTTCGAACTTGGCCGCAGGCGTTTTTCCTGCGCCGGGGGCGCGGCGGCCATGGACATGGCGCTGGACGTGATTGCCCGGCGCCATGGCAACCAGCTGGCCATCGATGTCTCGGAGCAACTGGTGCACGAGCGCATCCGTACACGCCGCGACCAGCAGCGCATGACGCTGGCGCGCCGCCTGGGAACGCATCGCCGCCGTCTGGTGGAAGCCGTCGACCTGATGGAGCAGCATCTGGAGGTTCCATTGCCCCTGGCGGAAGTGGCACGGCGCAGCGGCATCTCGCTGCGCCATTTGCAGCGACTCTTCGAACGTGAACTCGGGCAGTCGCCACGCGACTGGTATCTGGGCCTGAGACTGGAGCGGGCCCGTTATCTGCTCGAGGAGACCGACCTGGATGTCCTGGCCGTGGGGCTGGCTTGCGGCTTCAGCTCGAGT
- a CDS encoding TauD/TfdA family dioxygenase: MTTDTALPPTPDYDAWPIEARLQAVESSPRQVSVRWSDGRVSRYHSIWLRENAADDTTVNPATRERILDLSTLPAWPEIANAEIDGSGALCIDFVPEERRLRFHPGWLRAHDYDNAADDEAPLVPVTTWRGGPGERPDSLDASGLLDSEPGDDAEEAILAPALEAILGKGLARLRNLPTEPGSLEAIARRIGPVRPTNFGQLFDVRAKPEPDSNAYTSIALPPHVDLPTREYHPGLQCLHCLENSVAGGEAVMLDGFAVAEALRERDPQAYATLTRVRWRFANTARTTDHVWHAPMIRLDARGELLEVRIADFLRGPLQTDFAEVEPAYEALMALQRLLREPEFAIRFTYQPGDLVIFDNRRLLHARDAFEGDSGHRWLQGCYLERDEIRSRYRMIQRARRQRRIGAEER; the protein is encoded by the coding sequence ATGACGACCGACACCGCCCTTCCGCCGACGCCGGATTACGATGCCTGGCCGATCGAGGCCCGTCTCCAGGCCGTGGAAAGCTCCCCGCGCCAGGTCTCGGTGCGCTGGAGCGACGGCCGTGTCAGCCGTTATCACAGCATCTGGCTGCGCGAGAATGCCGCCGACGACACCACCGTCAATCCGGCGACCCGCGAGCGCATCCTCGACCTCTCCACCCTGCCTGCCTGGCCGGAGATCGCGAATGCCGAAATCGACGGCAGCGGCGCACTGTGCATCGACTTCGTGCCCGAAGAGCGTCGCCTGCGCTTTCACCCCGGCTGGTTGCGTGCCCACGACTATGACAATGCCGCCGACGATGAGGCGCCGCTGGTCCCGGTGACCACCTGGCGTGGCGGCCCCGGCGAGCGGCCCGACAGCCTGGACGCCAGCGGCCTGCTCGACAGCGAACCCGGCGACGACGCCGAGGAAGCGATCCTCGCTCCGGCGCTGGAGGCCATTCTCGGCAAGGGGCTGGCCCGCCTGCGCAACCTGCCCACCGAGCCCGGCTCGCTGGAAGCCATTGCCCGGCGCATCGGCCCCGTGCGTCCCACCAATTTCGGGCAGTTGTTCGACGTCCGCGCCAAGCCGGAACCGGACTCCAACGCCTATACCTCCATCGCCCTGCCGCCTCACGTGGACCTGCCGACCCGCGAGTATCATCCCGGGCTCCAGTGCCTGCACTGCCTCGAGAACAGCGTGGCCGGCGGCGAAGCGGTGATGCTCGACGGCTTCGCCGTGGCCGAGGCCCTGCGCGAACGCGACCCGCAGGCCTACGCCACCCTGACCCGCGTGCGCTGGCGCTTCGCCAATACGGCCCGCACCACCGATCATGTCTGGCACGCGCCGATGATTCGCCTGGATGCCCGGGGCGAACTGCTCGAAGTGCGCATCGCCGATTTCCTGCGCGGCCCCCTGCAGACCGATTTCGCGGAGGTCGAGCCGGCCTACGAAGCCCTGATGGCCCTGCAACGCCTGCTGCGCGAACCCGAGTTCGCCATTCGCTTCACCTACCAGCCCGGCGATCTGGTGATCTTCGACAACCGGCGTCTGCTCCATGCCCGGGATGCCTTCGAAGGCGACAGCGGACACCGCTGGCTGCAGGGATGCTACCTGGAACGCGACGAGATCCGCTCGCGCTATCGCATGATCCAGCGCGCCCGGCGTCAGCGACGGATCGGCGCCGAGGAGCGCTGA
- a CDS encoding HD domain-containing protein has protein sequence MNQASFRRFDESRLDEWQLIDARFRDYQADAPRRVLEHLHRLAGDHHGYPVDRFEHCLQTATRALRDGADEEMVVCALLHDIGDDLAPANHAEIAAGILEPFIDPLNAWMIRHHELFQGYHYRHFFGQDRHAREQFRDHPAYARTVRFCDHWDQASFDPGYDTLPLEHFVPMVERVLSRPPFGGLPDPIEENEPR, from the coding sequence ATGAACCAGGCCAGTTTCCGCCGTTTCGACGAAAGCCGGCTCGACGAGTGGCAATTGATCGATGCCCGCTTCCGCGACTACCAGGCCGACGCCCCGCGCCGCGTGCTCGAACACCTCCACCGCCTGGCCGGCGACCATCACGGCTATCCCGTGGATCGCTTCGAGCACTGCCTGCAGACCGCCACCCGAGCGCTGCGCGACGGTGCCGACGAGGAAATGGTCGTGTGCGCCCTGCTGCATGACATCGGCGACGACCTGGCACCGGCCAATCATGCCGAGATCGCCGCGGGCATTCTCGAGCCGTTCATCGACCCCTTGAACGCCTGGATGATCCGCCATCACGAGCTCTTCCAGGGTTACCATTACCGCCATTTCTTCGGCCAGGACCGCCACGCCCGGGAGCAGTTCCGCGACCACCCGGCCTACGCCCGCACAGTGCGCTTCTGCGACCACTGGGACCAGGCGAGTTTCGATCCCGGCTACGACACCCTGCCGCTCGAGCATTTCGTGCCCATGGTCGAGCGCGTCCTGAGCCGTCCGCCCTTCGGCGGCCTGCCCGACCCGATCGAGGAGAACGAGCCCCGATGA
- a CDS encoding ABC transporter substrate-binding protein — protein sequence MPISHCRRHLLGATLALTSLAAPLAQADLEEVRFGVPPWPGVTVKSEVAAQLLEAMGYETRQEELAVSVILNGVAEGDLDAYLGGWYPVQTDMVEPLVADGKVEKAVANIQGAVSGLVVPRYVYEAGVESVADLNAYRERFDATILGIEAGTGINTALNAAIDENLADLGDWKLRESSTAAMLAQAEQKMRDGQWVTFVGWEPHWMNVSFDLVYLEDADDAGVAQIESTVWTVVPSDLKERDGDVHRFMTQYVVDTADQNDWVHAYSYEERPADEVASEWIPAHYDTVATWLEGVEARDGRPAIEAVKAHFD from the coding sequence ATGCCGATTTCGCACTGTCGTCGCCACCTGCTGGGCGCCACCCTGGCGCTGACGTCCCTGGCCGCCCCCCTGGCCCAGGCCGACCTCGAGGAAGTGCGCTTCGGTGTGCCGCCCTGGCCGGGAGTGACCGTCAAGTCCGAAGTCGCCGCCCAGCTACTGGAGGCCATGGGCTATGAGACCCGCCAGGAAGAACTGGCGGTGAGCGTGATCCTCAATGGCGTTGCCGAGGGCGACCTGGACGCCTACCTGGGCGGCTGGTATCCAGTGCAGACCGACATGGTCGAACCCCTGGTGGCCGACGGCAAGGTGGAAAAGGCCGTCGCCAATATCCAGGGGGCGGTTTCCGGGCTGGTGGTGCCGCGCTATGTCTACGAAGCCGGTGTCGAGTCGGTGGCGGACTTGAATGCCTATCGCGAGCGCTTCGACGCTACCATCCTGGGCATCGAGGCGGGCACTGGCATCAATACCGCACTCAATGCGGCCATCGATGAGAATCTGGCCGATCTCGGCGACTGGAAGCTGCGCGAGAGTTCCACGGCGGCGATGCTCGCCCAGGCCGAGCAGAAGATGCGCGATGGCCAATGGGTGACCTTCGTCGGCTGGGAGCCGCACTGGATGAATGTCAGCTTCGATCTCGTCTATCTCGAAGACGCCGATGATGCTGGCGTGGCCCAGATCGAGAGCACGGTCTGGACCGTGGTGCCGAGCGATCTGAAGGAGCGGGATGGCGATGTCCATCGCTTCATGACCCAGTACGTGGTGGATACTGCCGACCAGAACGACTGGGTGCATGCCTATAGCTACGAGGAGCGGCCCGCCGACGAGGTGGCCAGCGAATGGATCCCGGCGCACTACGATACCGTGGCGACCTGGCTCGAGGGTGTCGAGGCGCGTGATGGCCGACCCGCCATCGAGGCGGTCAAGGCGCACTTCGACTGA
- a CDS encoding GlxA family transcriptional regulator yields MRLQPQVPEPESIGFLLLPRFAMVAFFSAIEPLRIANRISGRTLFHWDVISRDGGPVTASNGMPLAATWSLQDAPETPSLAVCASFAPEQALDGELLEWLRSRARAGCVLGGMDTGCFALAAAGLLDDQTVTLHWESLPEFRARFPGIEAVESLYEVSAEGFSCAGGSSAIDMSLDLIARRHGNELAALVREQLVHDQGRLPASRQRHIARPTGDADPMLDRAIALMETHLEAPLGIQALADELGLSWRRLERLFERHLGQTPRHFYLERRLAHAHQLLIDTRHSVMDIALASGFASASSFTRAFRRRYGLTPSQLRQR; encoded by the coding sequence ATGCGTCTACAGCCCCAGGTTCCCGAACCGGAATCCATCGGCTTTCTGCTGCTGCCGCGTTTCGCCATGGTGGCCTTCTTCTCGGCCATCGAGCCGCTGCGCATCGCCAACCGCATCAGCGGTCGCACGCTGTTCCACTGGGATGTCATCAGTCGTGACGGCGGCCCCGTCACCGCCTCCAACGGCATGCCCCTCGCCGCCACCTGGTCGTTGCAGGATGCCCCCGAAACGCCGAGCCTGGCGGTCTGCGCGAGCTTCGCCCCGGAACAGGCCCTCGATGGCGAGCTGCTGGAATGGCTGCGCTCGCGTGCCCGGGCCGGCTGCGTGCTGGGCGGCATGGATACCGGCTGTTTTGCGCTCGCCGCCGCCGGCCTGCTCGACGACCAGACCGTGACCCTGCACTGGGAGTCGCTGCCCGAATTCCGCGCGCGATTTCCCGGGATCGAGGCGGTCGAATCGCTCTACGAAGTCTCGGCCGAAGGCTTCTCCTGCGCCGGCGGTAGTTCGGCCATCGACATGAGCCTGGACCTGATCGCCCGTCGACACGGCAACGAGCTGGCCGCTCTGGTGCGCGAACAGCTCGTCCACGACCAGGGGCGTCTGCCCGCCAGCCGGCAGCGCCACATCGCACGGCCGACCGGAGATGCCGACCCGATGCTCGACCGGGCCATCGCGCTGATGGAGACTCACCTGGAAGCCCCCCTGGGTATCCAGGCGCTGGCCGATGAACTCGGCCTCTCCTGGCGCCGCCTCGAGCGCCTCTTCGAGCGTCACCTGGGCCAGACACCGCGGCATTTCTACCTGGAGCGCCGCCTGGCCCATGCCCACCAGCTATTGATCGACACCCGCCACAGCGTCATGGACATCGCCCTGGCCAGCGGTTTTGCCTCGGCCTCCAGCTTCACGCGGGCCTTCCGTCGTCGCTACGGGCTGACGCCCAGCCAACTGCGGCAGCGTTGA
- the tmpA gene encoding 2-trimethylaminoethylphosphonate dioxygenase, with protein MTASGKLWLSSAGQRLNLETQGLTREFAALWLRERAPDPETLDPRTGQRLIEAAELPLDLALESAKLNGERVALRFSDGHVTDFPLAELIEAGAEIDSSVPGRSLWDASLAEPPRADFAAARQDDAALLDMLENLHRFGFVLVSGVPTEEDGMQALIDRIGPLRRTNWGGIADVKSVANAYDLTMTQRGLEPHTDNPYRDPIPGYIWLHCLTNAADGGDNTLVDGYQAALTLKARDPEAFECLTRVAPGFRYHDDTTRLEGEGPLIELDSHGRLARVRFSNRTERVDALPADELERYYAARRAFYRLITSDELTVHLKLDPGQMLIMDNYRLLHGRRAYQLAGGVRHLRQGYVDRDSTASRRLVLRRQLSSQPSQEASA; from the coding sequence ATGACCGCAAGCGGCAAGCTGTGGCTGTCCTCGGCCGGACAGCGCCTGAACCTCGAAACCCAGGGCCTGACCCGCGAATTCGCCGCCCTCTGGCTGCGCGAGCGAGCGCCCGATCCCGAAACTCTGGACCCTCGCACCGGCCAGCGCCTGATCGAGGCCGCCGAGCTGCCACTCGACCTGGCCCTGGAAAGCGCCAAACTGAACGGCGAGCGGGTAGCGCTGCGTTTCAGCGACGGCCACGTCACCGACTTTCCACTCGCCGAGCTGATCGAGGCCGGCGCCGAAATCGACTCCAGCGTGCCCGGCCGCAGCCTCTGGGATGCCAGCCTGGCCGAGCCACCCCGGGCGGATTTCGCGGCCGCCCGTCAGGACGATGCCGCCCTGCTCGACATGCTCGAGAACCTGCATCGCTTCGGCTTCGTGCTGGTCTCTGGCGTGCCCACCGAGGAAGACGGCATGCAGGCGTTGATCGACCGCATCGGCCCCCTGCGTCGCACCAACTGGGGTGGCATCGCCGACGTCAAGTCGGTGGCCAATGCCTATGACCTGACCATGACCCAGCGGGGGCTCGAGCCGCACACCGACAACCCCTATCGCGACCCCATCCCCGGCTACATCTGGCTGCACTGCCTGACCAATGCCGCCGATGGCGGCGACAACACCCTGGTCGACGGCTACCAGGCCGCGCTGACCCTCAAGGCCCGCGACCCCGAGGCCTTCGAATGCCTGACCCGCGTCGCCCCGGGCTTTCGCTACCACGACGACACCACTCGGCTGGAGGGCGAAGGCCCCCTGATCGAGCTCGACAGCCACGGTCGCCTGGCACGCGTGCGCTTTTCCAATCGCACCGAACGCGTCGACGCCCTGCCCGCCGATGAGCTCGAGCGCTACTATGCCGCGCGACGCGCCTTCTATCGCCTGATCACCTCGGACGAGCTGACCGTTCACCTCAAGCTCGATCCCGGCCAGATGCTGATCATGGACAACTATCGCCTGTTGCACGGACGTCGCGCCTACCAACTCGCCGGCGGCGTGCGCCATCTGCGCCAGGGCTATGTCGACCGCGACAGCACCGCCAGCCGCCGCCTGGTGCTGCGTCGCCAGCTATCCAGCCAACCGTCCCAGGAGGCCAGCGCATGA
- a CDS encoding 5-guanidino-2-oxopentanoate decarboxylase, with protein MTCAQRLIQLLEAYGVDTAFGIPGVHTIELYRALGESRLRHVTPRHEQGAGFMADGHARASGKPAACFIITGPGMTNIATAMGQALADSVPMLVISSVNQRASLGRGQGRLHEMPHQRETLAGVSVFSHTLHDPEALPEVLARAFSIFDSARPGPVHIEIPLDVMGAPVSDAPVTPTRTYPPAPAPEALTKAAEWLGAAARPLVLLGGGTADAPDAARALVERLDAPAFTTINAKGVLGLDHPLDLGATASLPAARRLAREADVVLAIGTELGETDYDLVFDGGFVLDGRLIRVDIDPQQLGRNQAADLALLAEAGQAMTALTERLPESAGRDGAARAEAVHRELALAEDPELVPYAPLFTTLRQALPEAIVVGDSTGPVYAGNFLASLPAPRRWFNAATGFGTLGYGLPAALGAALACPDRPVVALVGDGGLQFVLGELGTARDLGRPVAVVIWNNDGYDEIRRYMAASEIPKLGVDLAAPDFQALAQAFACRYRRIADPATLGEALSSLNDTTSPLIVEVDAAGWADSL; from the coding sequence ATGACTTGTGCCCAGCGACTGATCCAGCTCCTCGAGGCCTACGGCGTCGACACCGCCTTCGGCATCCCCGGCGTGCATACCATCGAACTGTACCGCGCCCTGGGCGAGAGCCGGCTGCGCCATGTCACGCCGCGTCACGAACAGGGAGCCGGCTTCATGGCCGACGGCCATGCCCGGGCGAGCGGCAAGCCCGCCGCCTGCTTCATCATCACCGGCCCCGGCATGACCAACATCGCCACCGCCATGGGTCAGGCCCTGGCCGACTCGGTACCCATGCTGGTGATCTCCAGCGTCAACCAGCGCGCCAGCCTGGGGCGCGGCCAGGGGCGCTTGCACGAGATGCCCCACCAGCGCGAGACACTGGCCGGCGTCAGCGTGTTCAGCCACACCCTGCACGACCCCGAGGCACTGCCCGAGGTGCTGGCCCGCGCCTTCTCGATATTCGACAGCGCCCGTCCCGGCCCCGTGCATATCGAGATCCCCCTGGACGTGATGGGCGCCCCGGTATCCGATGCCCCCGTCACACCGACCCGCACCTACCCGCCGGCACCGGCTCCCGAGGCATTGACCAAGGCCGCCGAATGGCTCGGCGCCGCAGCTCGTCCGCTGGTGCTGCTCGGTGGCGGCACCGCCGATGCCCCGGACGCCGCCCGCGCCCTGGTCGAACGACTCGACGCCCCGGCGTTCACCACCATCAACGCCAAGGGCGTACTGGGACTCGACCATCCGCTGGATCTGGGCGCCACCGCCAGCCTGCCCGCCGCCCGCCGGCTGGCCCGCGAAGCCGACGTGGTACTGGCCATCGGCACGGAGCTCGGCGAGACCGACTATGACCTGGTCTTCGACGGCGGCTTCGTCCTCGACGGCCGCCTGATCCGGGTCGATATCGATCCCCAGCAGCTCGGTCGCAACCAGGCCGCCGACCTGGCCCTGCTCGCCGAAGCCGGCCAGGCCATGACGGCCCTGACCGAACGACTGCCCGAATCAGCAGGACGCGACGGCGCCGCTCGCGCCGAGGCCGTGCATCGGGAACTGGCTCTCGCCGAGGATCCCGAGCTCGTCCCCTACGCACCGCTCTTCACCACCTTGCGCCAGGCCCTGCCCGAGGCCATTGTCGTCGGCGACTCCACCGGCCCCGTCTATGCCGGCAACTTCCTGGCTTCACTGCCGGCACCGCGTCGCTGGTTCAACGCCGCCACCGGCTTCGGCACCCTCGGCTACGGCCTGCCCGCCGCCCTCGGTGCGGCGCTGGCCTGTCCCGATCGGCCGGTGGTCGCCCTGGTCGGTGACGGCGGGTTGCAGTTCGTGCTCGGCGAACTGGGCACCGCCCGCGACCTGGGCCGCCCCGTCGCGGTAGTGATCTGGAACAACGACGGCTATGACGAGATACGCCGCTACATGGCCGCAAGCGAGATACCCAAGCTCGGTGTCGACCTGGCCGCCCCCGACTTCCAGGCCCTGGCACAGGCTTTCGCCTGCCGCTACCGCCGCATCGCCGACCCGGCCACGCTTGGCGAGGCCCTGTCCAGCCTCAACGACACCACATCGCCACTGATCGTCGAGGTCGACGCCGCCGGCTGGGCCGACTCACTTTAG
- a CDS encoding GlxA family transcriptional regulator, whose translation MSEFADTWPYPRPDSPPLLAPEQAEYTLDVWLVPKFSMLSLFCLLEPLRVANRFGRDLFAWRLLSADGEGLVASNGVRIDVDGELDDVADAAHLMVVSSYEAEATIRGQDLAVLRRVAAHGGWLGGLDTAPFILARAGVLEGHRVAMHWESVPAFRREFPHLRISPARFELDASRLTGSGGSASIDMMLAWMERLYGPALANAVGRQLVHQRGNDDPSPSRDERYAHLPRSVLRALAVMEANLAQALPIPEICRLVGQSQRQLTRRFMAHFGETPKQCYLGMRLDQAQRLLAASRCRVTEAALATGFAHLAHFSRAYRARFGEAPSVTAERG comes from the coding sequence ATGAGTGAGTTTGCCGATACCTGGCCCTATCCGCGGCCGGATTCACCGCCCTTGCTGGCGCCCGAACAGGCCGAGTACACCCTCGATGTCTGGCTGGTTCCCAAGTTCTCGATGCTGAGCCTGTTCTGCCTGCTGGAGCCACTGCGCGTGGCCAACCGCTTCGGTCGGGACCTGTTCGCCTGGCGACTCTTGTCCGCCGATGGGGAAGGACTGGTGGCCAGCAACGGCGTGCGGATCGATGTGGACGGCGAGCTCGATGACGTGGCCGATGCCGCGCACCTGATGGTGGTGTCTTCCTATGAGGCAGAGGCCACCATCCGGGGGCAGGATCTCGCCGTGCTGAGGCGGGTGGCGGCGCACGGTGGCTGGTTGGGCGGGCTGGACACGGCACCCTTCATCCTCGCGCGGGCGGGGGTGCTGGAAGGGCATCGGGTGGCGATGCACTGGGAAAGCGTGCCGGCGTTTCGCCGCGAGTTCCCGCATCTCAGGATCAGCCCGGCGCGTTTCGAGCTGGATGCGTCGCGGCTGACCGGGTCGGGCGGTTCGGCGAGCATCGACATGATGCTGGCCTGGATGGAGCGGCTCTATGGCCCGGCGCTGGCCAATGCCGTGGGTCGTCAACTGGTACACCAGCGCGGCAATGACGATCCCTCGCCGAGCCGGGACGAGCGCTATGCGCACTTGCCGCGCAGCGTGCTGCGGGCCCTGGCGGTGATGGAGGCGAACCTGGCCCAGGCGCTGCCCATTCCCGAGATCTGTCGGCTGGTGGGACAGTCGCAGCGCCAATTGACGCGCCGTTTCATGGCGCATTTCGGCGAGACGCCCAAACAGTGCTATCTGGGCATGCGGTTGGACCAGGCCCAACGTCTGCTCGCCGCCAGCCGCTGCCGGGTCACCGAGGCGGCGCTGGCCACCGGCTTCGCGCACCTGGCGCACTTTTCCCGGGCCTACCGGGCGCGCTTCGGGGAGGCGCCCAGCGTGACCGCCGAACGGGGCTAG
- a CDS encoding class II aldolase/adducin family protein, producing the protein MTTHRDEEAIQRRDLAAAYRLVALDGMDDGISTHISARLPGERFLLNAFGLRFDEVRADNLVTVDASGDILDDPTGLGINPAGFTIHSAIHAARPEIDCVLHTHTVAGVAVSCLEEGLLPLNQWAMQFHERLGYHDYEGIALDLDERQRLTAHLGDHMAMLLRQHGLLSCGRSVGEAFLRMRDLERSCQAQLAAQGTGRPLRQASPELCEHVARQYEAWAASPQGTDLAWQAELRRLPAEDTLSQAIQ; encoded by the coding sequence GTGACCACGCACCGCGACGAGGAAGCCATTCAGCGCCGCGACCTGGCCGCCGCCTATCGGCTGGTCGCGCTGGACGGCATGGACGACGGTATCTCGACGCATATCTCGGCGCGCCTGCCCGGCGAGCGCTTTCTGCTCAATGCCTTCGGCCTGCGCTTCGACGAGGTACGTGCCGACAATCTGGTCACCGTCGATGCCAGCGGCGACATTCTCGACGACCCGACCGGGCTCGGCATCAATCCCGCCGGCTTCACCATCCATAGCGCCATCCACGCGGCGCGCCCCGAGATCGATTGCGTGCTGCATACCCACACGGTGGCTGGAGTAGCCGTTTCCTGCCTCGAGGAAGGGCTGTTGCCGCTGAACCAGTGGGCGATGCAGTTCCACGAGCGCCTCGGCTATCACGACTACGAAGGCATCGCCCTGGACCTCGACGAGCGGCAACGACTGACCGCCCATCTCGGCGACCACATGGCGATGCTGCTGCGCCAGCACGGCTTGCTGAGCTGCGGTCGCAGCGTGGGCGAAGCCTTCCTGCGCATGCGCGACCTGGAGCGCAGTTGCCAGGCTCAACTGGCCGCCCAGGGCACCGGCCGCCCCCTGCGCCAGGCCAGCCCCGAGCTTTGCGAGCATGTCGCCCGCCAGTACGAGGCCTGGGCCGCCAGCCCGCAAGGCACCGACCTCGCCTGGCAGGCCGAGCTGCGCCGGCTGCCAGCCGAAGACACCCTCTCTCAGGCCATTCAGTGA